A stretch of Lysobacter sp. K5869 DNA encodes these proteins:
- a CDS encoding Xaa-Pro peptidase family protein, translated as MSGQIGGLTLEQARAQLAPWAQRAPAIGAQEHEQRIERARALMREGGFDALLISAGASLRYFAGVPWTANERLVAMLLTLDGDPLLISPGFESGSLSHVLKIPAQPRFWEEHENPYELVAEAVRERGVRRLALDPGAAFAIYTGLRAAAPQLELGDAAAIVDGCRARKSPAELALMYQAMAMTLHTHRLAAGLANEGVTTTALRRFIDEAHRGLGADNGSTFCIVQFGHATAYPHGIPGEQTLREGELVLIDTGCAVQGYNSDITRTYICGRADDDQRRIWDLERAAQQAAFDAVRPGASGEAVDSAARAVLERGGLGPDYRLPGLPHRTGHGCGISVHEAPYLVRGNHVGLDIGNCCSNEPMIVVPERFGVRLEDHFHVTEDGARWFTEPSVAIDRPFAD; from the coding sequence ATGAGCGGGCAGATCGGCGGTTTGACCCTGGAACAAGCGCGCGCGCAGCTGGCGCCGTGGGCGCAACGCGCGCCCGCGATCGGCGCGCAGGAACACGAACAACGCATCGAGCGCGCCCGCGCGCTGATGCGCGAAGGCGGCTTCGACGCCTTGCTCATCAGCGCGGGCGCGTCGCTGCGCTACTTCGCCGGGGTGCCGTGGACGGCCAACGAGCGCCTGGTGGCGATGCTGCTGACCCTGGACGGCGATCCGCTGCTGATCAGCCCGGGCTTCGAGTCCGGTTCGCTGTCGCACGTGCTCAAGATCCCGGCCCAGCCGCGTTTTTGGGAAGAGCACGAGAACCCGTACGAACTCGTCGCCGAGGCGGTTCGCGAACGCGGCGTGCGTCGTTTGGCGCTGGACCCGGGCGCGGCGTTCGCGATCTACACCGGCCTACGCGCCGCCGCGCCGCAGCTGGAGCTCGGCGACGCCGCGGCCATCGTCGACGGCTGTCGCGCGCGCAAGTCGCCGGCGGAGCTGGCGTTGATGTATCAGGCCATGGCGATGACCTTGCACACCCACCGTCTGGCCGCCGGTCTGGCCAACGAGGGCGTGACCACCACCGCGCTGCGCCGCTTCATCGACGAGGCCCACCGCGGGCTCGGCGCCGACAACGGCTCGACGTTCTGCATCGTCCAGTTCGGCCACGCCACCGCCTACCCGCACGGCATTCCGGGCGAGCAGACGCTGCGCGAGGGCGAACTGGTGTTGATCGACACCGGCTGCGCGGTGCAGGGCTACAACTCCGACATCACCCGCACCTACATCTGCGGCCGCGCCGACGACGATCAACGGCGCATCTGGGATCTGGAACGCGCCGCGCAGCAGGCCGCGTTCGACGCCGTGCGTCCGGGCGCCAGCGGCGAAGCGGTGGATTCGGCGGCGCGTGCGGTGCTCGAACGCGGTGGGCTCGGCCCGGATTACCGCTTGCCGGGGTTGCCGCACCGCACCGGCCACGGCTGCGGGATCAGCGTGCACGAAGCGCCGTATCTGGTGCGCGGCAACCACGTGGGATTGGATATCGGCAACTGCTGCTCGAACGAGCCGATGATCGTAGTGCCGGAGCGGTTCGGGGTGCGCTTGGAGGATCACTTCCACGTGACCGAGGACGGGGCGCGGTGGTTTACCGAGCCGTCGGTGGCGATCGACCGACCGTTCGCGGATTGA